A genomic stretch from Lathyrus oleraceus cultivar Zhongwan6 chromosome 2, CAAS_Psat_ZW6_1.0, whole genome shotgun sequence includes:
- the LOC127118422 gene encoding cytochrome b-c1 complex subunit 8-2, mitochondrial produces MGKNIVPVKSVVYALSPFQQKIMSGLWKDLPTKIHHKVSENWISAILLVTPVVGTYSYAMHYVEQEKLHHRY; encoded by the exons atgggAAAAAATATTGTGCCGGTGAAATCTGTTGTGTATGCTCTTTCTCCTTTCCAGCAGAAAATCATGAGCGGTTTGTGGAAGGATTTGCCAACCAAAATTCATCACAAGGTCTCCGAAAATTGGATCAGCGCTATTCTCTTGGTTACTCCCGTCGTCGGCACTTACTC GTATGCTATGCACTACGTGGAACAGGAGAAGCTGCACCACAGGTACTGA
- the LOC127118421 gene encoding metal tolerance protein 4 has product MEGNSSLTPLLENQNHNLNTFNSVTTTFLSKLPDKVHSLVIHTDSSFHFDPHSSTSTTLSQGEKEYYERQFATLKSFEEVDSLVISDSVDAEDREKQAQHERAMKISNYANIILLALKIYVTVRTGSMAIAASTLDSLLDFMAGGILWFTHLSMKNINMYKYPIGKLRMQPVGIIIFAAVMATLGFQVLMTAVEQLIENNPSEKMTYDQLVWLYSIMIFATAVKLALWFYCRTSRNKIVLAYADDHHFDVVTNVVGLVAAVLGDKFYWWIDPIGAILLAIYTILNWSGTVMENAVSLVGKSAPPEVLQKLTYLVVMHSRIKRVDTVRAYSFGVLYFVEVDIELPEDLPLKEAHSIGESLQIKLEKLPEVERAFVHLDFECEHKPEHLVLSKLPDS; this is encoded by the exons ATGGAGGGAAATTCGAGTTTAACGCCATTACTAGAGAACCAAAACCATAATCTGAACACTTTTAACTCTGTTACAACAACTTTCTTATCCAAGCTACCTGATAAGGTCCATTCTCTGGTCATCCACACTGACTCTTCCTTTCACTTTGATCCTCATTCCTCCACATCCACCACCTTAAGCCAAG GAGAGAAAGAATACTATGAAAGACAATTTGCTACTCTAAAATCCTTCGAAGAAGTTGACTCGTTAGTAATATCGGACTCCGTTGATGCAGAAGACAGAGAAAAACAGGCTCAACATGAACGCGCGATGAAGATTTCTAACTATGCAAATATAATTTTATTGGCATTGAAG ATTTATGTGACAGTAAGGACTGGATCTATGGCTATTGCTGCTTCAACATTGGATTCTTTGCTTGATTTCATGGCTGGTGGCATACTTTGGTTCACTCACCTTTCAATGAAGAACATAAATATGTACAAATATCCTATTGGAAAGTTGAGAATGCAGCCAGTGGGAATAATCATCTTTGCAGCTGTCATGGCAACACTTG GCTTTCAGGTGTTAATGACGGCTGTAGAACAACTGATAGAAAACAATCCTTCCGAGAAGATGACTTATGATCAACTAGTATGGTTATACTCTATCATGATATTTGCAACAGCGGTGAAGCTTGCACTTTGGTTTTACTGTAGAACCTCAAGAAACAAGATTGTGCTTGCTTATGCAGAT GATCATCACTTCGATGTTGTAACAAACGTGGTTGGACTAGTTGCAGCCGTTCTTGGCGATAAATTCTACTGGTGGATTGATCCTATTGGCGCTATTTTACTTGCAATCTACACTATTTTAAATTGGTCTGGCACTGTTATGGAAAATGCAG TTTCGCTAGTGGGAAAATCTGCGCCTCCTGAAGTTCTGCAGAAGCTGACATATCTTGTTGTAATGCACTCTCGAATTAAGCGCGTTGATACTGTTCGTGCTTACTCGTTTGGAGTTCTATACTTTGTCGAG GTTGACATTGAGCTGCCAGAGGATTTACCATTAAAAGAAGCACACAGCATTGGAGAGAGTTTGCAGATAAAGCTTGAGAAACTTCCGGAAGTTGAGCGGGCGTTTGTTCATCTTGACTTCGAATGCGAGCATAAACCAGAACACTTGGTTCTTAGTAAACTACCAGATAGTTAA